The Pyrus communis chromosome 9, drPyrComm1.1, whole genome shotgun sequence genome has a segment encoding these proteins:
- the LOC137745761 gene encoding phosphatidate phosphatase PAH1-like isoform X1 has translation MNVVGKVGSLISQGVYSVATPFHPFGGAVDVIVVQQQDGTFRSTPWYVRFGKFQGVLKGAEKMVRINVNGIDASFHMYLDNSGEAYFIKEVESGEVSETNGVVKDSVNLEAAQGDNALDGDGQSHDIRRLEHSVSDSVVVEMREERNSFGVNRIERAESDADRRYYEFQDEQSPLEGSVELSEFGSSRYDNLDSEHIVESQNLNSEVILVSVDGHVLTAPISASEQTTESVELDTPRFNLGPGEEADFCEGNEEFSSGETAWADYISKLNASTSSVASGNISGVRTDDSAIVYQLEVDEREGEHSCQAQETQTSTQERDLQTHSYSEGTSTNKAEVSKSCLELEQMAKHEAKDVENMGSSLGVQSSPEISHETLPLVDRTEDATVDLRNNVEASSTFNSVSPDNNIPPHLEVGNESVEKIVPSSEQMSIDSISLHSVSNDPNWKDEQCGTSAAVDGIERPESGDECSKSELIEPPTESSSEETQNELIKPPTESSSEETQVHSSIRFEISLCGNELRPGMGVKAAAETFAAHRVSAEDFITSAKSILKNENLIVRYRERYFSWEKAAPAVLGTAVFSLDLSVEPEDAIPVEQDGSEKPRHEDPGTPSTPTGRRWRLWPIPFRRVKTLEHTDSNSSNEEEFVDSESSLQNSQVETSPELPQKQFVRTNVPTTEQIASLNLKEGQNMITFSFSTRVWGTQQVDAHIYLWKWNARIVISDVDGTITKSDVLGQFMPLVGKDWTHTGVSRLFSAIKENGYQLLFLSARAIVQAYLTRSFLLNLKQDGKALPNGPVVISPDGLFPSLFREVVRRAPHEFKIACLEDIKKLFPADYNPFYAGFGNRDTDELSYRKIGIPKGKIFIINPKGEVAISHHPVDVKTYTSLHTLVNDMFPPTSLVEQTSTRGTIGKCHYRKLTDGRYLPREHLPLAKHVGVGGFDDEL, from the exons ATGAATGTGGTTGGCAAAGTTGGGAGCCTAATTTCCCAAGGTGTTTACTCAGTTGCCACCCCTTTTCATCCGTTCGGTGGGGCTGTTGATGTTATTGTGGTTCAGCAGCAGGATGGGACGTTTAGGAGCACGCCTTGGTATGTCCGGTTTGGTAAATTTCAGGGCGTTCTCAAAGGTGCGGAGAAGATGGTCCGCATAAATGTAAATGGCATTGATGCCAGTTTCCACATGTATCTTGATAACTCGGGTGAGGCTTACTTTATAAAGGAGGTTGAGTCGGGTGAAGTAAGTGAGACAAATGGGGTTGTCAAGGATTCTGTCAATTTAGAAGCTGCACAAGGGGATAATGCTTTGGATGGTGATGGCCAGAGTCATGACATTCGTAGACTTGAGCACAGTGTCTCTGATTCGGTGGTGGTTGAAATGAGAGAGGAACGCAATTCGTTTGGTGTAAACCGGATAGAGAGGGCAGAATCTGATGCTGATCGGAGGTACTATGAATTCCAAGATGAGCAATCTCCTCTAGAGGGTTCTGTTGAGTTATCGGAGTTTGGGTCGAGTCGATATGATAATTTGGACAGTGAGCATATTGTGGAATCACAGAATTTAAACTCGGAAGTTATATTGGTGAGTGTGGATGGTCATGTATTGACAGCTCCCATCTCAGCATCAGAACAAACCACAGAAAGCGTGGAGTTAGACACACCTCGATTCAATCTGGGCCCAGGTGAAGAGGCGGACTTCTGTGAAGGCAATGAGGAGTTTAGTTCAGGTGAAACTGCTTGGGCTGATTATATCAGTAAGCTGAATGCATCTACAAGTAGTGTTGCTTCTGGTAATATTAGTGGAGTTCGGACGGATGATAGTGCTATTGTATATCAGTTAGAAGTTGATGAAAGAGAAGGGGAACATTCTTGTCAAGCTCAAGAAACGCAGACTTCAACACAGGAAAGAGATCTTCAGACGCATAGCTATTCAGAAGGCACATCTACTAACAAGGCAGAGGTTTCCAAGAGCTGTTTGGAGCTAGAACAAATGGCCAAACATGAAGCGAAAGATGTTGAAAATATGGGGTCCTCATTGGGGGTTCAGAGTTCACCAGAAATATCTCATGAGACACTTCCGCTGGTTGATAGAACTGAAGATGCTACTGTTGACTTGAGAAATAATGTTGAGGCATCTTCAACTTTTAATTCTGTTTCACCCGACAACAATATACCTCCACATTTAGAAGTTGGAAATGAATCAGTTGAGAAGATTGTGCCTTCTTCAGAACAAATGAGTATTGATAGCATTTCTTTACATTCTGTCAGTAATGATCCGAACTGGAAGGATGAACAGTGTGGTACATCAGCAGCGGTTGATGGGATTGAGAGACCTGAAAGTGGAGATGAATGCAGTAAAAGTGAGCTAATAGAACCGCCAACAGAATCTTCAAGCGAAGAAACACAAAATGAGCTAATAAAACCCCCAACAGAATCGTCAAGTGAAGAAACACAAGTCCATTCAAGCATAA GGTTTGAAATTTCTCTCTGTGGGAATGAACTTCGTCCGGGTATGGGTGTGAAAGCTGCTGCTGAAACCTTTGCTGCACATCGTGTATCTGCAGAGGATTTTATAACTTCGGCaaaatcaattttgaaaaatgaaaatttgattgTCAGATACAGGGAAAGATACTTTTCGTGGGAAAAAGCAGCTCCTGCTGTTCTTGGAACCGCAGTATTTAGTCTAGATTTATCTGTTGAGCCTGAGGATGCAATTCCTGTCGAACAAGATGGCTCAGAAAAGCCAAGGCATGAGGATCCAGGAACGCCCTCCACTCCTACTGGACGCAGATGGAGGCTCTGGCCCATTCCATTTAGGAGGGTCAAAACACTTGAGCACACCGACAGTAATTCATCAAATGAGGAGGAATTTGTTGATTCTGAATCTAGTCTGCAGAACTCCCAAGTTGAAACAAGTCCTGAGTTACCCCAGAAGCAATTCGTAAGGACAAATGTTCCCACCACCGAGCAGATAGCATCTTTAAATCTCAAAGAAGGTCAAAATATGATAACTTTCAGTTTCTCTACAAGGGTTTGGGGGACACAACAG GTTGATGCACATATTTACTTGTGGAAATGGAATGCCAGAATTGTAATTTCTGATGTGGACGGAACTATTACCAA GTCGGATGTGTTAGGTCAGTTCATGCCATTAGTTGGAAAGGATTGGACGCATACTGGTGTGTCTAGACTTTTCTCTGCGATTAAG GAAAATGGATATCAGCTACTGTTTTTGAGTGCACGTGCAATCGTACAGGCATATCTAACGAGAAGCTTTTTACTCAACCTAAAACAG GATGGAAAAGCTTTACCCAATGGACCTGTTGTTATCTCACCCGATGGATTATTTCCTTCATTGTTTCGTGAAG TTGTAAGAAGAGCACCACATGAATTCAAAATTGCCTGTTTAGAG GACATTAAAAAACTCTTCCCCGCCGATTACAATCCATTCTACGCAGGATTTGGAAATAGAGACACGGATGAGCTCAGCTACAGGAAAATTGGGATTCCAAAGGGCAAAATATTCATAATCAATCCCAAG GGTGAGGTAGCCATCAGCCATCATCCCGTTGATGTGAAGACGTACACATCTCTACACACTCTTGTCAACGACATGTTTCCTCCCACTTCATTGGTTGAGCAG ACTTCAACTCGTGGAACTATTGGAAAGTGCCACTACCGGAAATTGACTGATGGACGTTACTTGCCGAGAGAGCATCTCCCTTTGGCCAAACACGTCGGTGTTGGTGGCTTCGACGACGAGCTATAG
- the LOC137745761 gene encoding phosphatidate phosphatase PAH1-like isoform X2: MNVVGKVGSLISQGVYSVATPFHPFGGAVDVIVVQQQDGTFRSTPWYVRFGKFQGVLKGAEKMVRINVNGIDASFHMYLDNSGEAYFIKEVESGEVSETNGVVKDSVNLEAAQGDNALDGDGQSHDIRRLEHSVSDSVVVEMREERNSFGVNRIERAESDADRRYYEFQDEQSPLEGSVELSEFGSSRYDNLDSEHIVESQNLNSEVILVSVDGHVLTAPISASEQTTESVELDTPRFNLGPGEEADFCEGNEEFSSGETAWADYISKLNASTSSVASGNISGVRTDDSAIVYQLEVDEREGEHSCQAQETQTSTQERDLQTHSYSEGTSTNKAEVSKSCLELEQMAKHEAKDVENMGSSLGVQSSPEISHETLPLVDRTEDATVDLRNNVEASSTFNSVSPDNNIPPHLEVGNESVEKIVPSSEQMSIDSISLHSVSNDPNWKDEQCGTSAAVDGIERPESGDECSKSELIEPPTESSSEETQNELIKPPTESSSEETQVHSSIRFEISLCGNELRPGMGVKAAAETFAAHRVSAEDFITSAKSILKNENLIVRYRERYFSWEKAAPAVLGTAVFSLDLSVEPEDAIPVEQDGSEKPRHEDPGTPSTPTGRRWRLWPIPFRRVKTLEHTDSNSSNEEEFVDSESSLQNSQVETSPELPQKQFVRTNVPTTEQIASLNLKEGQNMITFSFSTRVWGTQQVDAHIYLWKWNARIVISDVDGTITKSDVLGQFMPLVGKDWTHTGVSRLFSAIKENGYQLLFLSARAIVQAYLTRSFLLNLKQDGKALPNGPVVISPDGLFPSLFREVVRRAPHEFKIACLEDIKKLFPADYNPFYAGFGNRDTDELSYRKIGIPKGKIFIINPKGEVAISHHPVDVKTYTSLHTLVNDMFPPTSLVEQEDFNSWNYWKVPLPEID, from the exons ATGAATGTGGTTGGCAAAGTTGGGAGCCTAATTTCCCAAGGTGTTTACTCAGTTGCCACCCCTTTTCATCCGTTCGGTGGGGCTGTTGATGTTATTGTGGTTCAGCAGCAGGATGGGACGTTTAGGAGCACGCCTTGGTATGTCCGGTTTGGTAAATTTCAGGGCGTTCTCAAAGGTGCGGAGAAGATGGTCCGCATAAATGTAAATGGCATTGATGCCAGTTTCCACATGTATCTTGATAACTCGGGTGAGGCTTACTTTATAAAGGAGGTTGAGTCGGGTGAAGTAAGTGAGACAAATGGGGTTGTCAAGGATTCTGTCAATTTAGAAGCTGCACAAGGGGATAATGCTTTGGATGGTGATGGCCAGAGTCATGACATTCGTAGACTTGAGCACAGTGTCTCTGATTCGGTGGTGGTTGAAATGAGAGAGGAACGCAATTCGTTTGGTGTAAACCGGATAGAGAGGGCAGAATCTGATGCTGATCGGAGGTACTATGAATTCCAAGATGAGCAATCTCCTCTAGAGGGTTCTGTTGAGTTATCGGAGTTTGGGTCGAGTCGATATGATAATTTGGACAGTGAGCATATTGTGGAATCACAGAATTTAAACTCGGAAGTTATATTGGTGAGTGTGGATGGTCATGTATTGACAGCTCCCATCTCAGCATCAGAACAAACCACAGAAAGCGTGGAGTTAGACACACCTCGATTCAATCTGGGCCCAGGTGAAGAGGCGGACTTCTGTGAAGGCAATGAGGAGTTTAGTTCAGGTGAAACTGCTTGGGCTGATTATATCAGTAAGCTGAATGCATCTACAAGTAGTGTTGCTTCTGGTAATATTAGTGGAGTTCGGACGGATGATAGTGCTATTGTATATCAGTTAGAAGTTGATGAAAGAGAAGGGGAACATTCTTGTCAAGCTCAAGAAACGCAGACTTCAACACAGGAAAGAGATCTTCAGACGCATAGCTATTCAGAAGGCACATCTACTAACAAGGCAGAGGTTTCCAAGAGCTGTTTGGAGCTAGAACAAATGGCCAAACATGAAGCGAAAGATGTTGAAAATATGGGGTCCTCATTGGGGGTTCAGAGTTCACCAGAAATATCTCATGAGACACTTCCGCTGGTTGATAGAACTGAAGATGCTACTGTTGACTTGAGAAATAATGTTGAGGCATCTTCAACTTTTAATTCTGTTTCACCCGACAACAATATACCTCCACATTTAGAAGTTGGAAATGAATCAGTTGAGAAGATTGTGCCTTCTTCAGAACAAATGAGTATTGATAGCATTTCTTTACATTCTGTCAGTAATGATCCGAACTGGAAGGATGAACAGTGTGGTACATCAGCAGCGGTTGATGGGATTGAGAGACCTGAAAGTGGAGATGAATGCAGTAAAAGTGAGCTAATAGAACCGCCAACAGAATCTTCAAGCGAAGAAACACAAAATGAGCTAATAAAACCCCCAACAGAATCGTCAAGTGAAGAAACACAAGTCCATTCAAGCATAA GGTTTGAAATTTCTCTCTGTGGGAATGAACTTCGTCCGGGTATGGGTGTGAAAGCTGCTGCTGAAACCTTTGCTGCACATCGTGTATCTGCAGAGGATTTTATAACTTCGGCaaaatcaattttgaaaaatgaaaatttgattgTCAGATACAGGGAAAGATACTTTTCGTGGGAAAAAGCAGCTCCTGCTGTTCTTGGAACCGCAGTATTTAGTCTAGATTTATCTGTTGAGCCTGAGGATGCAATTCCTGTCGAACAAGATGGCTCAGAAAAGCCAAGGCATGAGGATCCAGGAACGCCCTCCACTCCTACTGGACGCAGATGGAGGCTCTGGCCCATTCCATTTAGGAGGGTCAAAACACTTGAGCACACCGACAGTAATTCATCAAATGAGGAGGAATTTGTTGATTCTGAATCTAGTCTGCAGAACTCCCAAGTTGAAACAAGTCCTGAGTTACCCCAGAAGCAATTCGTAAGGACAAATGTTCCCACCACCGAGCAGATAGCATCTTTAAATCTCAAAGAAGGTCAAAATATGATAACTTTCAGTTTCTCTACAAGGGTTTGGGGGACACAACAG GTTGATGCACATATTTACTTGTGGAAATGGAATGCCAGAATTGTAATTTCTGATGTGGACGGAACTATTACCAA GTCGGATGTGTTAGGTCAGTTCATGCCATTAGTTGGAAAGGATTGGACGCATACTGGTGTGTCTAGACTTTTCTCTGCGATTAAG GAAAATGGATATCAGCTACTGTTTTTGAGTGCACGTGCAATCGTACAGGCATATCTAACGAGAAGCTTTTTACTCAACCTAAAACAG GATGGAAAAGCTTTACCCAATGGACCTGTTGTTATCTCACCCGATGGATTATTTCCTTCATTGTTTCGTGAAG TTGTAAGAAGAGCACCACATGAATTCAAAATTGCCTGTTTAGAG GACATTAAAAAACTCTTCCCCGCCGATTACAATCCATTCTACGCAGGATTTGGAAATAGAGACACGGATGAGCTCAGCTACAGGAAAATTGGGATTCCAAAGGGCAAAATATTCATAATCAATCCCAAG GGTGAGGTAGCCATCAGCCATCATCCCGTTGATGTGAAGACGTACACATCTCTACACACTCTTGTCAACGACATGTTTCCTCCCACTTCATTGGTTGAGCAG GAAGACTTCAACTCGTGGAACTATTGGAAAGTGCCACTACCGGAAATTGACTGA
- the LOC137744827 gene encoding protein CANDIDATE G-PROTEIN COUPLED RECEPTOR 7-like, with protein sequence MTKLTLVPLVIAALVAALVSPIAAEIKTLTISSDNRPMILFEKFGFTHTGHVSIRVSQVSVTSKLNNIEPSRLGFFLLSEESLLQVLVEIQQNPQLCVLDSRYITHLFNFKELSPPPLASFEHSYPVSAPNEYSLFFANCAPDTTVSMLVRTEVYNLDPDGSHDYLSAGLTHLPSLFSVFFVAYLVFVGFWVYLCYTNKRSVHRIHLLMGGLLLMKALNLICAAEDKHYVKVTGTAHGWDVLFYIFQFLRVVLLFTVIVLIGTGWSFLKPFLQEKEKKVLMIVIPLQVLANVASIVIGETGPFIKDWVTWNQVFLLVDIICCCAIIFPIVWSIRSLRETSKTDGKAARNLAKLTLFRQFYVVVIGYLYFTRIVVFALKTIAAYKYQWVSNAAEETASLAFYMVMFYMFRPVERNEYFILDDEEEEAAEMALRDEEFEL encoded by the coding sequence ATGACGAAACTGACCCTCGTCCCTCTCGTCATCGCCGCCCTGGTGGCGGCCCTGGTTTCTCCGATCGCCGCGGAGATTAAGACCCTCACGATCTCCTCCGACAACCGCCCCATGATCCTCTTTGAGAAGTTCGGGTTCACCCACACCGGTCACGTGAGCATCCGGGTCTCGCAGGTGTCCGTCACCTCCAAGCTCAACAACATCGAGCCCTCCCGCCTCGGCTTCTTCCTCCTCTCCGAGGAGTCCCTCCTCCAGGTCCTCGTCGAGATCCAGCAGAACCCTCAGCTCTGCGTCTTGGACTCCCGCTACATTACCCACCTCTTCAATTTTAAGGAGCTCTCCCCGCCGCCGCTCGCCTCCTTCGAACACTCCTACCCGGTCTCCGCCCCCAACGAATACAGCCTCTTCTTCGCCAATTGCGCGCCGGACACCACAGTCTCAATGCTCGTACGGACGGAGGTCTACAATCTTGATCCGGATGGGTCCCACGACTATCTCTCCGCCGGGTTGACCCACCTGCCTTCGCTGTTTTCGGTCTTTTTTGTCGCGTATTTGGTGTTTGTCGGCTTCTGGGTCTACCTCTGTTACACCAACAAGAGATCCGTGCACCGGATCCATCTATTGATGGGCGGATTGCTTCTGATGAAGGCGTTGAATCTGATTTGTGCGGCGGAGGACAAGCACTACGTGAAGGTCACCGGCACCGCGCATGGCTGGGATGTGTTGTTCTACATCTTCCAATTCCTCCGTGTCGTTTTGTTGTTTACCGTGATCGTTTTGATCGGGACCGGGTGGTCGTTCTTGAAGCCCTTTTtgcaggagaaggagaagaaggtgTTGATGATTGTGATCCCTCTGCAGGTCTTGGCCAACGTAGCGTCGATTGTGATCGGCGAAACGGGGCCCTTTATCAAGGACTGGGTCACCTGGAACCAGGTGTTTTTGTTGGTTGATATCATTTGCTGCTGTGCTATCATCTTCCCAATTGTTTGGTCCATCAGGTCTCTGAGAGAAACCTCGAAAACCGACGGAAAAGCTGCCAGGAACTTGGCAAAGCTGACCCTTTTCAGGCAATTTTACGTTGTCGTTATTGGGTACTTGTACTTCACACGAATCGTTGTTTTTGCGCTCAAGACCATCGCCGCGTACAAGTACCAGTGGGTGAGCAATGCAGCTGAGGAGACCGCGAGCCTTGCGTTTTACATGGTGATGTTCTATATGTTCAGGCCGGTGGAGAGGAATGAGTACTTTATTCTTGATGACGAGGAAGAAGAGGCTGCAGAGATGGCTCTTAGGGACGAGGAGTTCGAGCTTTAA